The Aureitalea marina genome includes a window with the following:
- a CDS encoding orotate phosphoribosyltransferase, whose amino-acid sequence MELTSKQVEVSKSADELCDWLSDVKNFESLMPESISKFEVIGDQSFVFALKGMPEIGLEVKSVNKPDQVALGAISDKIPFNLVGDFDRIDDNSCKAMLTFSGDFNPMMSMMIKGPINSFLETLIGNISKL is encoded by the coding sequence ATGGAATTAACAAGTAAACAAGTAGAGGTATCCAAGTCTGCGGACGAATTGTGCGACTGGTTATCGGATGTCAAGAATTTTGAATCCCTGATGCCCGAATCCATCAGCAAATTCGAGGTAATTGGAGATCAGTCCTTTGTCTTTGCACTAAAAGGAATGCCGGAGATCGGCCTGGAGGTAAAATCGGTCAACAAACCTGATCAGGTTGCGTTAGGAGCTATCAGCGATAAGATCCCCTTCAACCTGGTGGGTGATTTCGACAGAATAGATGACAATTCCTGTAAGGCCATGCTGACCTTTAGTGGAGATTTCAACCCTATGATGAGCATGATGATCAAGGGCCCGATCAACTCCTTTCTCGAAACGCTAATCGGCAACATTTCCAAACTGTGA
- a CDS encoding M14 family metallopeptidase, with product MTYLSSNYPSIETVFRKTLIMGLITLILTACGKSADPSEFDFTLPFENSNGTQTSTYKEVIDFYEDLAEAYQTVAIYEMRETDSGHPLHLVTFNTDRSFESEFGSDRDKLVVLVNNGIHPGESDGIDASMLLMRDLADGTLTPPEDVIIAVIPVYNIGGALNRNSHSRTNQNGPEEYGFRGNARNFDLNRDFIKADSRNARAFAHLFHTVKPDIFIDNHVSNGADYQYVLTHLFTQHNKLGGDVGQFLHQELMPALEDSLAKADWSITPYVNVFNRTPETGFSQFMDYPRYSTGYTTLFNTFGMMVETHMLKPYKQRVEGTYELMRSMLDIASETQDSLRSLRIQARDRYQAGDWYPVSWAIDSTRTRKLDFKGYEAAYIQSDLTGQQRLKYDRDQPFSRPVTYYDHYKATDSVQIPQYYAIPAGYWNVVELLRLNRIRVRFLDSDTTVNAQVYRIADYQTRSRAYEGHYPHYGTKVETSTEQIQLKRGDYLVNTDQSGIRYILETLEPEAPDSFFNWNMFDAILQQKEGFSPYVWEDLAAQFLADNPEIKTEFEAKKASDERFASNWYAQLDWIHKRSPYYEKSHLRYPIVRVGSEVLTGEE from the coding sequence ATGACCTATCTCAGCTCCAATTATCCATCCATAGAAACAGTCTTTAGAAAGACCTTGATTATGGGCTTGATCACCTTAATTTTGACCGCATGTGGTAAAAGTGCGGACCCCTCAGAATTTGATTTCACCCTGCCGTTCGAAAATTCCAATGGAACGCAAACAAGTACCTATAAAGAGGTGATCGATTTTTACGAAGACCTGGCCGAAGCCTATCAGACTGTAGCCATTTACGAGATGCGTGAAACGGATAGCGGCCATCCCTTACACCTGGTTACTTTTAATACGGATCGTAGCTTTGAATCTGAATTCGGGAGCGATCGGGACAAGTTGGTGGTTTTGGTCAATAACGGTATCCACCCCGGCGAGAGTGATGGGATAGACGCCAGTATGTTACTCATGAGAGACCTGGCCGATGGGACCCTGACCCCTCCGGAAGATGTGATCATTGCGGTTATCCCGGTGTACAATATTGGAGGAGCACTTAACCGGAACTCCCACTCCAGGACCAATCAAAATGGTCCCGAAGAATACGGTTTCAGGGGAAATGCGCGAAACTTTGATTTGAACAGGGATTTCATAAAAGCGGATTCCAGGAATGCGCGGGCTTTTGCTCATTTGTTCCACACGGTGAAACCCGATATTTTTATCGACAACCACGTGAGCAATGGTGCGGACTACCAGTATGTTCTTACTCATCTTTTCACCCAGCATAATAAATTAGGTGGAGATGTGGGACAGTTTTTACACCAGGAATTGATGCCTGCGTTGGAAGATTCCCTGGCCAAGGCAGATTGGTCAATCACACCCTATGTCAATGTCTTTAACCGGACCCCCGAAACTGGTTTCAGCCAGTTTATGGACTACCCGCGTTATTCTACGGGCTATACCACCTTGTTCAACACCTTTGGGATGATGGTAGAAACCCATATGCTCAAACCTTACAAACAACGGGTAGAAGGGACCTACGAACTGATGAGGTCCATGCTCGATATTGCCTCCGAGACGCAGGATAGCCTGCGTAGCTTAAGAATTCAAGCTCGCGATAGGTATCAAGCCGGAGACTGGTACCCAGTTAGCTGGGCCATAGATAGTACACGAACAAGAAAACTGGATTTCAAAGGATATGAGGCAGCCTACATCCAAAGTGATTTAACCGGGCAACAACGATTGAAGTACGACCGTGACCAGCCCTTTAGTCGCCCTGTCACCTATTACGATCACTACAAGGCCACTGATTCCGTGCAAATTCCTCAATACTATGCCATCCCTGCTGGCTATTGGAATGTAGTCGAGCTTCTGAGATTGAACCGTATTCGTGTTCGTTTCCTGGATAGTGACACGACGGTTAATGCCCAAGTTTATCGGATTGCGGATTATCAGACCAGAAGCAGGGCGTATGAAGGACATTATCCCCATTATGGAACAAAGGTGGAAACCTCGACTGAGCAAATCCAGCTAAAACGTGGAGATTACCTGGTCAATACAGATCAATCTGGTATACGTTACATACTTGAAACCCTGGAACCTGAAGCGCCGGATTCATTCTTCAATTGGAATATGTTCGATGCCATCCTGCAACAAAAAGAAGGATTCTCACCCTATGTTTGGGAAGATCTGGCAGCACAATTTTTAGCGGATAATCCGGAGATCAAAACGGAATTTGAAGCGAAGAAAGCCTCCGATGAGCGTTTTGCATCCAATTGGTATGCCCAGTTGGACTGGATCCATAAACGATCTCCTTATTACGAAAAATCACACTTGAGATACCCGATCGTTCGGGTGGGTAGTGAGGTACTCACCGGGGAAGAGTAA
- the rho gene encoding transcription termination factor Rho: MLEIADLKAKKLPELQELAKTLGVPKFRSLKKLDLVYKILDHQASNPDAVKAVAQKEPAPAKAPVAAEASQNGTPKQENQSKPKRQDKRQQNKPQQKEGDGQDKRQDKRQDDRRGKKDQKQPQQQGQGRGGKQHKDHKGQKNQPNQQKNGNKDNRNRYKEPDYEFDGIIESEGVLDIMQDGYGFLRSSDYNYLSSPDDIYVSQSQIRLFGLKTGDTVLGEVRPPKEGEKYFPLIKVSKINGLSPNVVRDRVSFEHLTPLFPDEKFNLAERQSTISSRIIDLFAPIGKGQRGMIVAQPKTGKTMLLKDIANAIAANHPEVYQIILLIDERPEEVTDMQRNVSGEVVASTFDKEASEHVRVANIVIEKAKRLVECGHDVVILLDSITRLARAYNTVQPASGKILSGGVDANALHKPKRFFGAARNIENGGSLSIIATALTETGSKMDEVIFEEFKGTGNMELQLDRKISNRRIFPAIDLTSSSTRRDDLLLDEKVIQRMWVMRKYLADMNPVEAMEFINDRFRQTRNNEEFLISMNG, encoded by the coding sequence ATGTTAGAAATTGCAGATTTAAAGGCAAAGAAGCTTCCTGAATTGCAGGAACTTGCCAAAACGCTCGGAGTTCCCAAATTCCGAAGCCTTAAAAAGTTGGATCTTGTCTATAAGATCCTGGACCACCAGGCTAGCAATCCCGATGCTGTAAAAGCCGTGGCTCAAAAAGAACCAGCACCTGCCAAGGCCCCAGTTGCAGCTGAGGCGTCCCAAAACGGAACTCCTAAGCAAGAAAACCAATCCAAGCCTAAACGTCAGGATAAAAGACAACAGAACAAACCCCAGCAAAAAGAAGGAGACGGTCAGGACAAACGTCAAGACAAACGTCAGGATGACCGTCGAGGCAAGAAAGACCAAAAGCAGCCACAGCAGCAAGGTCAAGGACGGGGTGGAAAACAACACAAAGACCACAAAGGTCAAAAGAACCAACCCAATCAGCAGAAAAACGGTAATAAAGACAACCGGAATCGGTATAAAGAACCGGATTACGAGTTTGACGGAATTATCGAAAGTGAAGGGGTATTGGACATCATGCAGGACGGTTACGGTTTCCTGCGCTCCAGCGATTATAACTACCTCTCCTCACCAGACGATATTTATGTATCCCAATCTCAGATCAGGCTATTTGGTCTAAAGACCGGGGATACCGTCTTAGGAGAAGTCAGGCCACCTAAAGAGGGTGAAAAGTATTTCCCGCTCATTAAAGTGAGTAAGATCAATGGGCTTAGTCCTAATGTGGTCAGGGATCGGGTTTCTTTCGAACACCTTACCCCACTGTTCCCAGATGAAAAATTCAACCTGGCTGAACGCCAGAGCACCATATCGTCCCGTATTATCGATCTTTTCGCACCGATCGGGAAAGGACAGCGTGGAATGATCGTTGCCCAACCAAAGACGGGTAAGACCATGCTACTTAAGGACATTGCCAATGCTATTGCGGCCAACCACCCGGAGGTATATCAGATCATCTTGCTGATAGACGAACGCCCGGAAGAGGTTACCGATATGCAACGCAATGTGAGTGGTGAGGTAGTAGCCTCAACCTTCGACAAGGAGGCTTCGGAACACGTCCGTGTAGCCAACATCGTTATTGAAAAAGCGAAACGATTGGTGGAATGTGGTCACGATGTAGTTATCCTACTGGATTCCATTACCCGATTGGCGAGGGCATACAACACCGTACAACCTGCCAGTGGTAAGATCCTTTCCGGTGGAGTTGATGCGAACGCCTTGCACAAACCGAAGCGTTTCTTCGGTGCTGCCCGAAACATCGAAAACGGTGGGTCGCTCAGTATTATCGCAACGGCTCTGACAGAGACTGGTTCTAAGATGGACGAAGTGATCTTCGAGGAATTCAAAGGAACTGGTAATATGGAGCTGCAACTGGATAGAAAGATCTCCAACCGAAGAATCTTCCCGGCTATCGATCTTACCTCCTCCTCCACCCGTAGAGATGATCTCTTGTTAGATGAGAAGGTCATTCAACGGATGTGGGTGATGCGTAAATACCTGGCGGACATGAATCCGGTAGAAGCCATGGAATTCATCAATGATCGCTTCAGACAAACCCGAAACAACGAAGAGTTCCTGATCTCCATGAACGGATAA
- a CDS encoding T9SS type A sorting domain-containing protein, which translates to MKKITLMIGALLVGSIGFAQQSLTTSTSTNQNQIDTANRGGGGDACTFDTTSFSTFENGWGIAAAFIVADDFNTGANDVTIQETLIHVISGTAGAGEDLVSVDFFVYEDAGGLPGTEISAEFGLVPTSQVDAGDAFGRDVWAVTIDHADIELTGPNTTYWIGVLAVASGADGFWEFQTTDILDNPVAGSGDGGATWETLSSDGDTQSVYAITADCTVLGNPEAFLEQISIFPNPATDILNVRTPASVEINNAVIYDVLGKASSVQVVNGQINVSNLSRGVYILNLDTNMGTLTEKIVKQ; encoded by the coding sequence ATGAAGAAAATTACGCTTATGATTGGGGCGCTACTCGTTGGATCCATCGGATTCGCACAACAGTCCTTGACGACCAGTACCTCGACTAACCAAAATCAAATTGATACTGCCAATCGCGGTGGAGGCGGAGATGCTTGTACTTTCGATACCACAAGTTTCAGTACTTTCGAGAACGGTTGGGGAATTGCAGCTGCATTTATCGTTGCCGACGATTTCAACACGGGAGCCAACGATGTAACCATTCAAGAAACGTTAATTCACGTTATTTCTGGAACAGCCGGAGCAGGTGAAGACCTTGTATCCGTTGATTTCTTCGTATACGAAGATGCGGGTGGATTGCCGGGTACTGAAATTTCTGCCGAGTTTGGCCTGGTACCGACGTCTCAGGTTGATGCCGGTGATGCCTTTGGACGTGATGTTTGGGCAGTTACAATAGACCATGCTGATATTGAATTGACAGGACCAAACACGACCTATTGGATAGGAGTTTTAGCAGTAGCCTCAGGCGCTGATGGATTCTGGGAATTCCAGACTACGGATATTCTTGATAACCCAGTAGCTGGTTCTGGTGATGGAGGAGCAACTTGGGAGACTCTTTCATCCGATGGTGATACTCAGTCAGTTTATGCCATTACTGCAGATTGTACTGTACTGGGTAACCCAGAGGCCTTCTTAGAGCAAATCTCTATTTTCCCTAACCCAGCAACTGACATCCTAAATGTTAGAACTCCTGCTAGTGTAGAGATCAACAACGCTGTTATTTATGATGTACTTGGAAAAGCTTCTAGCGTACAAGTTGTAAATGGACAGATCAATGTTTCTAACCTGAGCAGAGGTGTTTACATCCTGAATCTGGATACCAACATGGGAACTCTTACCGAGAAGATCGTTAAGCAATAA
- the pyrE gene encoding orotate phosphoribosyltransferase, with the protein MVLNKETAQKTAELLLQIKAIKLQPQKPFTWASGWKSPIYCDNRITLSYPMIRNYLREQMANQIEEIYGKPDAIAGVATGAIGIGMLVADYLNLPFCYVRPEPKKHGRQNQIEGHLAPNQKVVVVEDLISTGKSSLQAVDALREAGAQVKGMLAIFTYGFELSETNFEKAGVDLHTLSNYDNLIEQASQSNYISAQEAETLSSWRLDPANWG; encoded by the coding sequence ATGGTTCTAAACAAAGAAACGGCCCAGAAAACCGCCGAATTGTTGCTGCAAATTAAGGCAATAAAATTGCAACCACAAAAACCCTTCACCTGGGCCTCCGGTTGGAAATCTCCCATCTACTGTGACAATCGAATAACCCTATCGTATCCGATGATCCGCAATTACTTGCGTGAGCAGATGGCTAACCAGATCGAAGAGATCTACGGGAAGCCAGATGCCATTGCAGGGGTCGCAACCGGAGCAATAGGAATTGGCATGTTAGTGGCGGATTACCTGAACCTGCCTTTTTGTTATGTGAGGCCGGAACCTAAGAAACACGGTAGGCAGAATCAGATCGAAGGCCATTTAGCACCTAATCAGAAGGTGGTTGTGGTGGAAGACCTGATCAGTACCGGAAAAAGCAGTTTACAAGCTGTGGATGCCCTGAGGGAAGCGGGAGCCCAAGTCAAAGGAATGCTAGCTATCTTCACCTACGGTTTTGAACTGTCAGAAACCAATTTTGAGAAAGCCGGGGTCGACCTGCACACACTGAGCAATTACGATAACCTCATCGAACAGGCCAGTCAATCCAACTATATTTCTGCTCAGGAAGCCGAAACCTTGAGCAGCTGGAGACTGGATCCTGCCAATTGGGGTTGA
- a CDS encoding T9SS type A sorting domain-containing protein, which translates to MKKITLFLFALGSFAYAQQTQSYIEIQSTNSDESSTTPSEAIINFQNRGGGALETFTTDDDFDAAVAANCTGTLVDENFEGGPVAIEVCGTVVSSEVGCLAGEIEEGFSVEASFGTDVIYIPAGAIGNTDPLVGASTFAEFTIVNFNPEVYAVSMDVWENNDPNTDFRVFTTGDVLIGSFTANTPINSQTFVGIVSSQPITKIEMEGQNGSGELLGNLEFGGDCALSTNESQLAEISIFPNPATDVLNVRTPASVEINNAVIYDVLGKASNVQVVNGQINVSNLSRGVYILNLNTTAGTLTEKIVKQ; encoded by the coding sequence ATGAAAAAAATTACCTTGTTTTTGTTTGCCTTGGGCTCGTTTGCGTATGCTCAGCAAACACAAAGTTATATCGAAATTCAGTCTACGAATTCCGATGAATCCAGCACAACACCGAGTGAAGCCATAATTAATTTTCAGAATAGAGGTGGAGGGGCATTAGAAACCTTTACGACGGATGATGACTTTGATGCAGCCGTTGCGGCCAATTGTACCGGAACCTTGGTCGACGAGAATTTTGAAGGAGGTCCTGTAGCTATTGAAGTCTGTGGGACCGTTGTAAGTTCAGAAGTCGGATGCCTGGCTGGAGAGATAGAGGAAGGCTTTTCAGTAGAAGCTTCTTTTGGAACTGATGTTATTTATATTCCGGCAGGTGCCATTGGTAATACAGATCCTTTGGTTGGAGCCTCTACTTTTGCCGAATTCACTATTGTGAATTTCAACCCAGAGGTCTATGCGGTTTCAATGGACGTTTGGGAAAACAATGACCCTAATACGGATTTTCGTGTATTTACAACGGGCGATGTGTTGATAGGATCTTTCACAGCAAATACTCCCATTAATTCTCAAACCTTTGTGGGTATTGTTTCTTCTCAGCCAATTACCAAAATTGAAATGGAAGGACAAAATGGAAGCGGTGAACTCCTGGGTAACCTTGAGTTTGGAGGAGATTGTGCTTTGAGCACTAATGAAAGCCAACTGGCTGAAATCTCCATTTTCCCTAACCCGGCTACCGACGTTCTTAATGTTAGAACTCCAGCTAGTGTAGAGATCAACAACGCAGTTATCTATGATGTCCTTGGAAAAGCTTCCAATGTACAAGTAGTAAACGGACAGATCAATGTATCAAACCTGAGTAGAGGAGTTTATATTCTAAACTTAAATACTACTGCCGGTACTCTTACTGAAAAGATCGTTAAGCAATAA
- a CDS encoding NUDIX hydrolase gives MYKVFVKDIPIILSTEKNIGKQYTAIPLRLARFKKLIKKINNGELIYVNLYHKNEEAIEKFLRKKLPFVKAAGGLVFNAKREILFIYRNDRWDLPKGHTKDKESYELAAMREVEEETGVKELEVRKFIGKTYHVFKRKGKFKLKATYWYEMTTKYDGPLIPQEEEGIQKVRWKNFEQSQKALKDSYENIKLLFPGEYLTTHPNDRVSQV, from the coding sequence ATGTATAAAGTTTTCGTCAAAGACATTCCTATTATTCTGTCTACAGAGAAGAATATCGGGAAGCAGTATACGGCCATTCCACTCAGGCTTGCCCGCTTCAAGAAATTGATCAAAAAGATCAATAACGGAGAATTGATCTACGTCAATCTATACCACAAGAATGAAGAGGCCATCGAAAAATTCCTTCGCAAGAAATTACCATTTGTGAAAGCGGCAGGAGGATTGGTTTTTAATGCCAAAAGAGAGATCCTCTTTATCTATAGGAACGACAGATGGGACCTTCCCAAGGGGCATACCAAGGACAAAGAAAGTTACGAGCTTGCTGCAATGCGAGAAGTGGAGGAGGAGACAGGCGTAAAAGAACTGGAGGTCAGAAAGTTCATCGGCAAGACCTATCATGTCTTTAAACGCAAAGGTAAATTTAAACTCAAAGCGACCTATTGGTATGAAATGACCACCAAGTATGATGGTCCTCTGATCCCACAGGAAGAAGAAGGAATTCAAAAGGTACGTTGGAAAAACTTCGAACAATCCCAAAAGGCTCTCAAGGACTCCTATGAGAACATCAAATTACTCTTCCCCGGTGAGTACCTCACTACCCACCCGAACGATCGGGTATCTCAAGTGTGA
- a CDS encoding biotin--[acetyl-CoA-carboxylase] ligase, with protein MNLIKLDATASTNTYLKQMLSETQLVDETVLWTERQINGRGQQGAKWDSQPGLSLTFSLFRRFSSFPARHPFYLNLAISLGVKYALEELGVSQVSIKWPNDILSYSKKLCGILVENQIEKDRLASSVIGIGLNVNETDLNDLPHATSMRLSAGLVFKREEVIQVVATTVFQKIRQLNRDSLDQMKQDYQNSLFRKGVVSTFSNRDGKIFSGIIQGVTEEGLLSVLDESDEMKSYQPKQIRLRY; from the coding sequence TTGAATTTAATCAAACTTGATGCCACGGCATCCACCAATACCTATCTGAAACAGATGTTGTCAGAGACTCAGTTGGTGGACGAGACCGTACTTTGGACCGAAAGACAGATTAATGGCAGGGGGCAACAGGGAGCCAAATGGGATTCTCAACCGGGCTTAAGCCTTACGTTTAGCTTGTTTAGGAGATTTTCATCCTTCCCTGCTAGGCATCCTTTTTACCTGAATTTGGCCATCAGTCTAGGCGTGAAATATGCCTTGGAAGAATTGGGTGTCAGTCAGGTGAGCATCAAATGGCCGAACGACATTCTGTCATACTCCAAGAAATTGTGTGGAATATTGGTGGAGAATCAGATTGAAAAAGACCGTTTGGCCTCCTCTGTGATCGGGATAGGCCTGAATGTGAACGAGACCGATCTTAACGATTTACCGCATGCCACCTCCATGCGTCTTTCCGCAGGCCTTGTATTTAAACGGGAGGAGGTGATCCAAGTTGTCGCAACTACGGTTTTCCAAAAGATAAGACAGCTTAACCGGGACAGTTTAGATCAAATGAAGCAGGACTATCAGAATAGTTTGTTCAGAAAGGGAGTAGTTTCCACTTTTTCCAACAGGGACGGAAAGATCTTTTCTGGGATCATTCAGGGGGTTACCGAAGAAGGACTATTATCGGTTTTGGACGAGTCCGATGAAATGAAATCCTACCAGCCAAAGCAGATCAGATTACGCTACTGA